In Paenibacillus sp. J23TS9, a single genomic region encodes these proteins:
- a CDS encoding biotin transporter BioY — MKTKEMVFAALFAAFIGVLGLIPPIPLGFIPVSITAQTLGVMLSGCFLGKKTGTISLVLFIVLVALGLPLLSGGRGGPSVFVAPSAGYLLSWPLAAFCIGYVTEKVWLTVKTWKMILINLVFGVVLVSLIGAPVMALITHTSVWAGLVGATAFLPGDCIKAVIAAIIAIQLKAISPIEEKVNNT, encoded by the coding sequence ATGAAAACAAAAGAGATGGTTTTTGCTGCATTATTCGCAGCATTCATAGGAGTATTAGGTTTGATTCCACCGATTCCACTGGGTTTTATCCCGGTATCCATTACTGCACAAACACTTGGCGTTATGCTCTCGGGATGCTTTTTAGGAAAGAAGACGGGTACGATTAGTTTGGTTTTGTTTATCGTATTAGTCGCTTTAGGTTTACCTTTATTATCTGGTGGACGCGGAGGTCCTTCCGTATTCGTAGCACCGTCAGCCGGATATTTACTAAGCTGGCCATTGGCCGCGTTTTGTATCGGGTATGTAACGGAAAAGGTATGGTTAACCGTAAAGACTTGGAAAATGATCCTGATCAATTTAGTTTTTGGTGTGGTATTAGTTAGTTTAATTGGTGCGCCGGTGATGGCGCTCATTACCCATACATCTGTCTGGGCCGGACTTGTAGGTGCTACCGCATTCTTGCCGGGGGATTGTATCAAAGCCGTTATCGCAGCCATTATTGCAATACAATTAAAAGCCATCAGCCCGATTGAAGAAAAAGTGAATAACACATAA
- a CDS encoding class III extradiol ring-cleavage dioxygenase — MLSPVFLAHGSPFTIFEESDFTKFLKQFGQEYRPKAIVIFSAHFESEMTTIAATDDVHEMVYDYYGFPDSFYQVQYPARGSTIVASIVEERLRRNNIPVQQKYRGLDHGVFPIMMHAYPEADIPIVPVSVNPFLPARQQIAIGEALQGLEKDGILVIGSGFVSHNLRAFDRDKDAPPREWAVQLKNWIRDKVVTRDIESLSQYDILAPHAAMAVPRAEHFVPLLIALGSGNSGSDIRVLFDSIEHGSGSSLSIQF; from the coding sequence ATGCTTTCCCCAGTCTTTTTGGCACATGGTTCACCGTTTACTATATTTGAGGAATCCGATTTTACGAAGTTTCTCAAACAATTCGGCCAAGAATATCGCCCTAAAGCGATCGTCATATTTTCGGCTCATTTCGAGAGCGAAATGACGACTATAGCCGCTACCGATGATGTTCATGAGATGGTGTATGATTATTACGGGTTTCCGGATTCCTTTTATCAGGTACAGTATCCCGCGAGAGGTTCAACGATTGTTGCTTCTATCGTGGAAGAACGGCTGCGCCGGAATAATATTCCTGTCCAGCAGAAATATCGGGGGCTGGATCATGGCGTATTCCCAATTATGATGCATGCTTATCCGGAAGCGGATATTCCGATCGTTCCCGTATCGGTCAATCCTTTCTTACCGGCAAGACAGCAAATTGCGATCGGTGAAGCACTTCAAGGTCTGGAGAAAGACGGTATTCTCGTCATCGGCAGCGGTTTCGTAAGCCATAATCTTCGTGCTTTTGACCGGGATAAGGATGCGCCACCTCGTGAATGGGCTGTGCAGTTAAAAAATTGGATTCGAGACAAAGTGGTTACCAGGGATATTGAGTCCTTGAGTCAGTATGATATCCTGGCACCGCATGCAGCGATGGCAGTACCGCGGGCAGAGCACTTCGTGCCGCTGCTTATAGCGCTGGGAAGCGGAAACTCCGGTAGCGATATTCGCGTTTTATTTGATTCAATCGAGCATGGTTCCGGAAGTTCGCTGTCTATTCAGTTTTAA
- the spoVB gene encoding stage V sporulation protein B, translated as MGMNKQSFIRGTFILTVSSFFTKGLGFVNGILLARFLGAEGVGLLMIAHPLLPLFITMTELGLPVAISKLVSEAEVKRDEARVKRILAVSLTVTGSLSVVLTLAALFGSKWIASIVLADQRAYFAMVAITPIIPIIAMSAVLKGYFRGRQNMNPLALSDIIENLAQILVIIGVVKVLLPYGIAYAAAGAMAAAVIGEGVGLIYLFAVFKWSNRGRVRENPPIAPSASLKGDRTLRDLLRIGLPMTGSGFIHSIYHAFLPLLITKSLVLFGVGVEVATKQFGLLAGYAIPLLFLPSFFTQSLSTALIPAISEASVDNNTQLMHSRMDMAMRTALIVGVPCTIILYLWAVPLATLIYHAPEAGVLLKLLAPLFFLHYFEAPLQAILLGLGKASTVMWNHVMTNIFEVSLIYVLGSNLGIEGVAMGFGLGILLLTLLNFYSVATTIGFYFDLRIIVKAGAGGIVMTVTSLAAHRFLERMELGQTVALFGALLISLIVYAATLQLTRALRSGPKTPTITPVS; from the coding sequence ATGGGAATGAATAAACAAAGCTTTATTCGCGGGACGTTCATTTTGACCGTATCGTCATTTTTTACAAAAGGGCTTGGATTTGTTAACGGAATATTGCTGGCACGCTTTTTGGGAGCTGAAGGCGTAGGACTGCTTATGATTGCACATCCGCTGCTTCCGTTGTTTATTACGATGACAGAACTTGGGCTCCCTGTAGCGATTTCGAAGCTGGTATCTGAGGCAGAGGTTAAACGGGATGAAGCACGAGTAAAGCGTATTCTCGCCGTATCCTTAACGGTCACAGGCAGCTTAAGTGTTGTATTAACCTTGGCGGCTTTATTCGGTTCCAAGTGGATCGCCTCGATTGTTTTAGCCGATCAGCGGGCGTATTTTGCAATGGTCGCCATTACGCCAATCATTCCTATTATCGCGATGTCAGCTGTACTGAAGGGGTATTTTCGCGGTAGACAGAACATGAACCCCCTCGCCTTATCTGACATCATTGAAAATCTGGCGCAAATCCTCGTCATCATCGGAGTTGTCAAAGTGCTGCTTCCGTACGGCATCGCCTACGCTGCGGCAGGGGCGATGGCTGCTGCTGTTATCGGTGAAGGCGTTGGTTTAATCTATTTGTTTGCCGTATTCAAATGGTCCAATCGGGGGAGGGTCAGGGAAAACCCGCCCATTGCGCCAAGTGCTTCGCTTAAGGGAGATCGCACGCTGAGAGATTTGCTGCGAATCGGCTTGCCGATGACAGGCAGCGGATTTATCCATTCCATCTATCATGCTTTTCTCCCGCTTCTGATTACGAAAAGCTTGGTGCTGTTCGGTGTCGGCGTGGAGGTAGCGACCAAGCAATTCGGTCTGTTGGCCGGTTATGCCATTCCGCTGCTATTCCTCCCCAGCTTCTTTACCCAATCGCTGTCGACAGCGTTAATTCCGGCGATCAGCGAGGCAAGTGTGGACAACAATACTCAGCTCATGCACAGCCGCATGGACATGGCCATGCGTACCGCGCTTATTGTCGGTGTGCCCTGTACTATCATCTTATATCTATGGGCAGTACCGTTAGCGACCTTAATCTATCATGCGCCAGAAGCTGGCGTGCTGCTCAAGCTGCTTGCACCTTTATTTTTTCTCCATTATTTTGAGGCGCCGCTGCAAGCGATTCTGCTAGGCTTGGGCAAAGCGTCAACCGTCATGTGGAATCATGTGATGACGAATATTTTTGAAGTGAGTCTGATTTATGTGCTCGGTTCTAACCTTGGAATCGAGGGAGTTGCGATGGGATTTGGGCTTGGCATCCTGCTGCTGACCCTACTGAATTTTTATTCCGTCGCTACTACAATCGGCTTTTATTTTGACCTCCGTATTATCGTCAAAGCAGGAGCGGGAGGCATTGTCATGACGGTTACCAGTCTGGCAGCTCACCGTTTTCTGGAACGCATGGAATTGGGACAGACGGTTGCGTTATTCGGAGCGCTCCTCATTTCGTTGATCGTCTATGCTGCAACATTGCAGTTAACCCGCGCTTTGCGCAGCGGTCCGAAAACGCCGACAATTACGCCGGTTTCTTGA
- a CDS encoding AMP-binding protein, with the protein MNLVEPLLRYAVQQPGKVALSDGEESRTYLALVQRMMQIAQGLQQNGLTQDKIAILSTNRIEFVEVFLGAIYAGCIPVPLDPKWSMNEVNAIVQQCQPKMIFTETRFVKNLVLQDTEIKLLTFSAEEAGSYDNWLQTFKPEAEMDDTNELLFIGFTSGTTGTPKGYMRTHFSWIKSFEATSEAFQLDNMEHIIAPGPLVHSLSLFALMQSLSSGATFHMVQHFNARLVLDLCRQIPDAILFVVPTMIESMMQEIIPGQTHIQALISSGGKWSEASKQRSKEVFCGAKIYEYYGSSEASYISYLDVHDQRKANSVGKPFSGVQISIRDEHFQEVSTGNVGQLYIRSDMMFMGYYQLPEETSAVFRDGWLILGDYMSVDDDGYLYMAGRSKNMMVTGGLNVFPEEVESVLQQIPEIQEVMVLGVPDPYWGEQVTALVKWNSQQHLSIEDIKKYCRQYLASYKAPKQLITVDEFIYTSSGKLARQAMKDYVKRVMV; encoded by the coding sequence ATGAATCTAGTAGAACCATTACTTCGTTATGCTGTACAACAGCCGGGCAAAGTTGCCTTATCCGATGGTGAAGAGAGCCGAACTTACTTGGCATTAGTACAGAGGATGATGCAAATTGCGCAGGGACTTCAACAAAATGGCCTGACACAGGATAAGATCGCTATTTTATCTACGAATCGCATAGAATTTGTGGAGGTTTTTCTAGGAGCCATATATGCAGGTTGTATTCCTGTACCTTTGGATCCGAAATGGAGCATGAACGAAGTCAATGCGATTGTACAGCAATGTCAGCCGAAAATGATTTTTACGGAAACTAGATTCGTAAAGAATCTGGTTTTGCAGGATACAGAGATCAAGCTTCTAACCTTTTCAGCAGAAGAAGCAGGTTCGTATGACAACTGGCTGCAGACTTTCAAGCCAGAAGCAGAAATGGATGATACGAATGAATTATTATTTATCGGCTTTACTTCAGGCACAACAGGAACACCCAAGGGGTATATGCGCACCCATTTTTCTTGGATCAAGAGCTTTGAGGCGACGAGCGAAGCCTTTCAACTAGACAACATGGAGCATATTATAGCTCCAGGCCCACTCGTTCACTCCTTATCCTTATTCGCATTAATGCAAAGCTTATCCAGTGGGGCGACCTTTCATATGGTACAACATTTCAATGCAAGACTGGTTTTAGATCTGTGCAGGCAGATTCCAGATGCTATTTTGTTTGTTGTGCCCACGATGATTGAATCGATGATGCAAGAGATCATCCCCGGACAGACACACATCCAAGCCTTGATTAGTTCAGGTGGGAAATGGTCCGAAGCGTCCAAGCAAAGGAGCAAGGAAGTATTTTGCGGGGCTAAGATCTATGAATATTACGGCTCTTCCGAAGCAAGTTACATCAGTTATTTGGATGTTCATGATCAGAGAAAAGCGAATTCAGTAGGAAAGCCCTTTTCAGGCGTACAAATTTCCATCCGGGATGAACATTTTCAGGAAGTATCTACTGGGAACGTCGGGCAGCTGTACATCCGAAGTGACATGATGTTTATGGGCTATTATCAATTGCCTGAGGAAACGTCAGCCGTTTTTCGTGACGGATGGCTCATTCTTGGCGATTATATGTCTGTGGATGACGATGGTTATTTGTATATGGCTGGACGTTCTAAAAATATGATGGTAACGGGTGGCCTTAATGTATTTCCTGAGGAAGTCGAGTCCGTGCTGCAGCAAATTCCGGAGATTCAAGAAGTGATGGTACTTGGGGTGCCTGATCCCTACTGGGGAGAACAAGTGACGGCACTCGTGAAATGGAACAGCCAACAGCATTTATCTATCGAAGATATTAAGAAATATTGCCGACAGTATTTAGCGAGCTACAAGGCACCAAAGCAGCTCATCACGGTGGATGAGTTCATCTACACAAGCAGCGGGAAATTAGCTCGTCAGGCGATGAAAGATTATGTGAAGAGAGTGATGGTATGA
- the mgtE gene encoding magnesium transporter, whose amino-acid sequence MIQLEKLKNLLSNCDENSMLTFVENFKPYDVAICVEKLDRAEQLQLMKLLPPDMSAEIIEYLEPVLQYQILNHLEENETSQVLNKMSGDVVADMMLAIHRHQAVKLLNLLPQDYRDKVLTLMTFPEHTAGSLATIDYIAAQSSWTIERTLQHIRKVGHDAEITSYVYVTGIKGELLDVVSLKTIILSEPQTRLEDIVIGEVISVPATMKQEEAAELLSRYDLVALPVVEVQNRLIGVITVDDLIDVIHEEATEDIHKLGGSQPLTDAYFKTSVFHLYRKRIVWLLILFVAEAYTGTVLRHYEETLSEVIALAFFVPLLIGTGGNTGTQTVSTLVRALAVGDVQFRDIFKVMRKEITTGLLTGASISLIAYLRALFLGVESNVGLVVAITAMSIVIWASFVAAILPLILHKLKADPAVVSGPFITTLVDGTGLIIYFTIAKILLGL is encoded by the coding sequence ATGATTCAACTGGAAAAACTAAAGAATTTACTTTCGAACTGTGATGAAAATTCTATGTTGACATTTGTTGAAAATTTCAAGCCGTATGATGTGGCCATATGTGTAGAAAAACTGGATAGAGCAGAGCAACTCCAATTGATGAAATTGCTTCCCCCCGATATGTCTGCCGAAATCATAGAATATTTGGAGCCTGTATTGCAATATCAGATTCTTAATCATTTAGAGGAGAACGAGACATCGCAGGTACTGAATAAAATGTCAGGCGACGTAGTAGCAGATATGATGCTGGCCATTCATCGGCATCAGGCTGTCAAGCTGTTGAATCTGCTTCCACAAGATTATCGGGATAAAGTCCTAACATTAATGACATTCCCAGAACACACCGCGGGGAGCTTGGCAACGATCGATTATATCGCAGCACAAAGCTCATGGACTATCGAGAGAACGCTGCAGCATATCCGCAAAGTTGGGCATGATGCGGAAATCACTTCCTATGTCTATGTGACTGGAATTAAAGGGGAACTTTTAGACGTCGTTTCATTGAAAACAATTATTTTATCCGAGCCTCAGACAAGGCTGGAAGATATCGTAATAGGGGAAGTCATTTCTGTACCGGCCACGATGAAGCAAGAGGAAGCAGCGGAGCTATTATCCCGCTATGATTTGGTGGCCCTACCCGTTGTAGAGGTACAGAACCGGCTTATTGGTGTCATAACTGTCGATGATTTGATTGATGTCATACATGAAGAGGCTACAGAGGATATTCATAAACTGGGTGGAAGCCAGCCGTTAACAGATGCTTATTTCAAAACCTCCGTATTTCATTTGTACAGAAAACGGATCGTATGGCTATTGATTTTGTTTGTGGCTGAAGCTTATACCGGTACGGTTCTGAGACACTATGAGGAAACGCTCTCCGAAGTGATTGCACTGGCATTCTTTGTTCCGCTGCTAATAGGTACAGGTGGGAACACGGGAACCCAAACCGTATCCACTTTAGTCCGGGCTCTTGCCGTAGGTGACGTGCAGTTTCGTGATATTTTTAAAGTGATGAGAAAGGAAATAACCACAGGCCTTCTGACAGGAGCCTCCATTTCATTGATAGCTTATTTACGCGCCTTGTTTCTTGGAGTTGAATCGAATGTTGGACTGGTCGTTGCCATTACAGCCATGTCCATCGTCATTTGGGCTTCCTTTGTTGCCGCTATCTTGCCATTAATATTGCATAAGTTGAAAGCAGATCCCGCAGTCGTCTCGGGGCCATTCATTACTACTTTGGTAGATGGGACAGGTCTTATCATATACTTTACGATTGCCAAAATACTGCTTGGGCTTTAA
- the ftsW gene encoding putative lipid II flippase FtsW yields the protein MNSKIRGRPDYVLLFLTVLLVGFGLMMIFSASYPVAILKHNSPWHYVVKQGVFALIGLFVMFIFMGIPFSRWKKASPILLLFSLLALMLVLIGGANINGARRWFVLSGFNLQPAEFTKLSIIVYLSAIISKKGDQIRNFRRGLLPILVMIGIILLLVMKQPDFGTVLILFFIAITILLVGGVDLRHLFILFLALVPVLIYLAISKSYRLQRITSFLHPLDHPDDSGYQLIQSLYALGHGGIRGTGIGHSVQKLFYLPEAYTDFIFAVVGEELGFIGTSLLIIVFFLFIWRGFIAAIRSNDPFGLMLGMGIVMMICIQIMLNIGAVIGSLPITGVPLPFISYGGSSLILCLACTGILLSISRDNYRKRKENDRNSTK from the coding sequence TTGAACAGTAAAATAAGAGGACGCCCTGATTATGTACTTCTATTTTTAACGGTGCTGCTTGTTGGTTTTGGATTAATGATGATATTTAGCGCAAGCTATCCGGTTGCCATATTAAAACATAATAGTCCGTGGCACTACGTCGTGAAACAAGGCGTATTTGCGCTCATCGGATTATTTGTGATGTTCATTTTTATGGGTATTCCTTTTTCACGGTGGAAAAAGGCTTCGCCAATTCTGCTGCTGTTCTCATTGCTCGCACTAATGCTTGTATTAATAGGGGGCGCGAACATCAACGGTGCGAGAAGATGGTTTGTGTTGAGCGGTTTTAATTTGCAGCCAGCAGAGTTCACCAAGTTATCCATTATCGTATATCTATCAGCAATCATTAGCAAAAAAGGGGATCAAATCCGGAATTTTCGTAGAGGCTTACTACCCATTTTGGTCATGATAGGCATCATTCTGCTGCTTGTCATGAAACAACCCGATTTCGGCACGGTGTTAATCCTGTTCTTTATTGCAATAACGATTCTTTTAGTCGGCGGTGTTGATCTCCGTCACCTTTTCATCCTGTTCTTGGCGCTCGTTCCTGTTTTGATTTACCTGGCCATAAGTAAGAGCTATCGTCTCCAGCGAATCACTTCTTTTCTACATCCACTTGATCATCCGGATGACTCGGGGTATCAGCTTATTCAGTCGCTTTATGCGTTAGGGCATGGAGGTATTCGCGGGACTGGAATTGGTCATAGTGTGCAGAAGCTGTTTTATTTGCCCGAAGCCTATACCGATTTTATCTTTGCTGTGGTTGGCGAGGAACTGGGGTTTATTGGCACGTCACTGCTCATCATCGTATTTTTTCTTTTTATCTGGCGAGGTTTTATTGCTGCAATCAGGAGTAATGATCCATTTGGCCTAATGCTGGGCATGGGAATCGTTATGATGATATGTATTCAAATTATGTTGAATATTGGTGCCGTTATCGGCAGCCTGCCCATTACAGGGGTACCGCTTCCTTTTATCAGCTATGGAGGATCTTCGCTCATTTTGTGTTTAGCATGTACAGGCATTCTACTTAGTATTTCTCGAGACAACTATAGAAAACGTAAAGAAAACGACAGAAATTCAACAAAATAG
- a CDS encoding FtsW/RodA/SpoVE family cell cycle protein: protein MFITSKLAKLDKFTLFLILCLVAIGTIAIYGATTDTHLDGLHISYLYLFGAFCIPMLFLALLDYKILLGRLSYLFYGIGIAMLIVVKLFGEHINGASRWLSIGGFQLQPSELAKIFTVLLIAHVLGEREGMKLRLFQDLVPICIIFLIPFILIMDQPDLGTSLVFVGILISMLWIGNIRSIYMILFLGLLITTIGTILWLYYANFELLSKIVEPHQMSRIQTFLDPTSDPDKSWHVKNAMTAIGSGGLTGSDGIYLRKGFIPYAYSDSIYVVIGEEYGFIGSSVLLLFYLLLVYRMVHIAMESRERAGSYLVIGFIAMIIFQVSVNIGMHIGLLPLTGISLPFISYGGSSLLSNMIAIGLVLSVKIHKNEISIEPSVK from the coding sequence ATGTTTATCACCAGCAAACTTGCAAAACTTGATAAGTTCACGCTTTTTCTTATATTGTGTCTTGTTGCCATTGGAACCATAGCAATTTATGGGGCAACGACGGATACACATTTAGATGGTCTTCACATTAGTTATTTATATCTTTTCGGTGCTTTCTGCATTCCGATGTTATTTCTCGCATTGCTGGATTACAAAATTCTATTGGGCAGGTTGTCCTACCTTTTCTATGGAATCGGCATAGCGATGCTTATTGTGGTCAAATTGTTCGGAGAACACATTAACGGTGCATCCCGTTGGTTAAGTATTGGGGGCTTTCAGCTTCAACCTTCTGAGCTGGCTAAAATATTCACAGTGCTACTGATTGCTCATGTATTGGGTGAGCGGGAGGGAATGAAGCTCCGTCTTTTTCAAGATTTAGTTCCGATTTGCATCATTTTCTTGATTCCTTTCATCTTAATCATGGATCAGCCCGATCTAGGCACTTCTCTCGTTTTCGTTGGTATATTAATTAGTATGCTGTGGATTGGTAACATCCGTTCAATATATATGATTCTTTTCCTTGGTTTATTGATCACTACGATCGGCACAATATTGTGGTTATATTATGCCAACTTCGAATTGTTATCTAAAATTGTAGAGCCACACCAAATGTCAAGAATTCAGACCTTTCTGGACCCAACCAGCGATCCCGATAAATCATGGCATGTTAAAAACGCAATGACGGCGATAGGTTCGGGAGGATTGACAGGAAGCGACGGAATCTATTTACGTAAAGGATTTATTCCTTATGCGTATTCTGATTCGATATACGTGGTCATTGGCGAGGAATATGGTTTTATAGGTTCTTCCGTGCTGCTGCTGTTTTATCTACTGCTCGTGTATCGTATGGTGCATATTGCCATGGAAAGTAGGGAACGTGCAGGATCATATTTGGTTATCGGGTTTATCGCAATGATCATTTTTCAAGTTTCCGTTAATATCGGAATGCATATCGGCTTGCTTCCCTTGACGGGCATATCCTTGCCTTTCATAAGTTATGGCGGCAGCTCGCTTCTTAGCAATATGATTGCGATCGGCCTCGTGCTCAGTGTGAAAATTCATAAAAATGAAATCTCGATTGAACCATCTGTGAAATAA
- a CDS encoding DoxX family protein: MNIALWIVQGLLGLMFIFAGSMKAFQYEKAQASLPWVKEYSKGLVTFIGISELLGGLGLIIPQATGILPILTPIAAIALAIVMVLAAGFHAKRKEYQGIGMNFILLALAVFVAIGRY; the protein is encoded by the coding sequence ATGAATATTGCTTTATGGATCGTCCAGGGACTTTTAGGATTAATGTTTATTTTTGCAGGCTCGATGAAAGCATTTCAGTATGAAAAAGCGCAGGCTTCATTGCCCTGGGTAAAAGAATATTCAAAAGGTTTAGTTACTTTTATCGGGATCTCGGAACTGCTTGGCGGACTGGGTTTGATCATCCCTCAAGCTACGGGAATTCTACCTATCCTGACACCGATTGCAGCGATTGCTCTTGCAATAGTCATGGTACTGGCTGCCGGCTTTCACGCGAAACGAAAAGAATATCAGGGTATCGGGATGAACTTCATTTTGTTAGCGTTAGCTGTGTTTGTTGCAATTGGGCGCTATTAA
- a CDS encoding helix-turn-helix domain-containing protein, translating to MSAECRVETALEILVGKWKPVILFQLFSNGTMRFSELQKAIPDITKKMLTSQLRELENHDIVHRKIYQQIPPKVEYSITEYGIGMTPVLQAMNDWGMAHVEHLNELYGEVREVESFEVKDELVGK from the coding sequence ATGTCAGCTGAATGTAGAGTCGAAACGGCATTAGAGATCCTGGTTGGTAAATGGAAACCTGTTATTTTATTTCAGCTTTTTTCGAATGGTACGATGAGATTTAGCGAACTACAAAAAGCAATACCGGATATAACAAAAAAAATGCTTACCTCACAATTAAGAGAATTAGAGAATCATGATATCGTTCATCGTAAAATATATCAGCAAATCCCACCTAAAGTTGAATATTCTATTACGGAATATGGAATAGGTATGACCCCTGTGTTGCAGGCAATGAATGATTGGGGCATGGCTCATGTGGAGCATTTAAATGAATTATACGGTGAAGTTAGAGAAGTGGAATCGTTCGAGGTAAAAGATGAGCTCGTAGGGAAGTAA